Proteins co-encoded in one Flavobacterium sp. M31R6 genomic window:
- a CDS encoding TolC family protein produces the protein MKNIFILTLTLLALSVKAQDSPKSYSFTLQQAIDHALENNYSAINSGRDIEAAREKKWETTAMGLPQINAGVDFTNNFVLQKSVIPAEFAGGKPGDYIEVAFGTKYNMVAHSTLSQLIFDGSYIVALQASKTYLAYYENAKRRSDIDIKEMVINSYGNVLLAQENIAILEKNIASLQKTLNDTKAIYKNGLIEEESVEQLEITLASLESTLNYNKRLLDITYKMLKINLGIDINDQITLTDKLDILTIQNMDLSFSNTEFDVNSNINYRIATNFEEQRTLEYKLQRSKALPSLEAKVNFGYTAFKDEFDFFSQNQNWFNYSNIGLGLNVPIFSSLARSSRTQQAKIALDQAKTVLSETEQKLKLQYATAKSEYEYSIADYETAKSNLNLAERIEKKQQIKFTEGLSTSFDFNDAQRQLYSAQQKYLQTMVNIINKKASLEKITTK, from the coding sequence ATGAAGAATATATTCATTCTAACCCTTACCCTTTTGGCTTTGAGCGTCAAGGCACAAGACTCGCCTAAGAGTTACAGCTTTACATTACAGCAAGCCATAGACCATGCTCTCGAAAATAATTACTCGGCTATCAATTCTGGTCGCGATATCGAAGCGGCCAGAGAAAAAAAATGGGAAACTACCGCAATGGGTTTGCCGCAAATTAATGCCGGTGTGGATTTTACCAATAATTTTGTGTTACAAAAATCGGTAATTCCTGCTGAATTCGCTGGAGGAAAACCTGGAGACTATATCGAAGTTGCCTTTGGAACCAAATACAATATGGTAGCTCATTCCACTTTAAGCCAACTTATTTTTGACGGTTCTTACATAGTGGCACTTCAGGCTTCAAAAACCTATTTGGCTTATTATGAAAACGCCAAAAGAAGATCGGATATTGACATCAAAGAAATGGTTATCAACTCTTATGGAAATGTGTTATTGGCCCAAGAAAACATAGCAATCCTAGAAAAAAACATTGCTTCCCTACAAAAAACGTTGAACGACACCAAAGCCATTTACAAAAATGGTTTAATCGAAGAAGAAAGTGTTGAACAACTGGAAATAACATTAGCTTCATTGGAAAGCACCTTAAATTATAACAAGCGCTTACTGGATATCACCTATAAAATGCTAAAAATTAATTTGGGTATTGACATTAATGACCAAATCACATTAACCGACAAATTAGATATTCTGACCATACAAAATATGGACCTTTCTTTTTCCAATACCGAATTTGACGTGAACAGTAATATCAATTATAGAATAGCCACCAATTTTGAAGAACAAAGAACATTAGAATACAAACTTCAAAGAAGCAAAGCTTTACCTTCACTGGAAGCAAAAGTTAATTTTGGGTATACCGCTTTTAAAGATGAGTTTGATTTTTTTAGCCAAAACCAAAACTGGTTTAACTATTCGAATATCGGACTTGGTCTGAATGTTCCTATTTTCAGCAGTTTGGCCAGAAGCTCCAGAACACAACAGGCCAAAATTGCTTTGGATCAAGCAAAAACGGTTTTAAGTGAAACTGAACAAAAATTAAAATTGCAATATGCTACCGCAAAAAGCGAATACGAATACAGCATCGCCGATTATGAAACCGCAAAAAGCAATTTGAATCTGGCAGAAAGAATTGAGAAAAAACAGCAAATTAAATTTACCGAAGGACTTTCAACCAGTTTTGATTTCAATGATGCTCAACGTCAATTGTATAGTGCTCAACAAAAGTACCTGCAAACGATGGTTAACATCATCAACAAAAAAGCCAGTTTAGAAAAAATTACCACTAAATAA